Proteins from a single region of Paenibacillus sp. BIHB 4019:
- a CDS encoding CotH kinase family protein, producing MKAKASTLLLSLCSLLLLLTITACTNGTGSTPTATETNVVSGGEQTLDETVFPKDKVIDVKITVDKDDFQNMLDNASAEEFKEATVDYNGQVFKNVGIRTKGNLSLSSVVNMTDSDRYSFKLSFDEYVNQTIDGISKINLNNNFSDASYMREFLSYELAEAMGLPTPKYSYVNVYVNGELWGFYLAIEQIGDAYLERNFGNSYGALYKANGGNGSELNWLETMKSYTGLDLKSASSNDDILLKMLDELNNGTDYDSVLDVQEALKFIALNAVAGNMDSYLSEKKHNYYLYEDDGLFSILPWDYNMSFGGFGGTGVLIDEPTSGTLADRPLIAKLLAVDEYKEQYHAIIKQMIEGYLADDTLAARVKEISEMISPYVKADPSSFYSYEEYEQGITTVLFFASSQVESVTQQLDGTIPSSGDGSGSGSSGFGGGGGGMGGGGGFPGGGNVPTDGANAEGGNPPTDGANAAGGNPPADGANAAGGNPPTDGANVAGNNPPADGANGAQQGGQGFGGGGFGGGGPVGQGGMGGQGGMMAPPNGMGGGGPGGQNTQPQGSASEAITAGIALIILILSSVFVIFYNRRRL from the coding sequence GAGACGGTTTTTCCCAAGGACAAGGTTATCGATGTAAAAATTACAGTGGACAAAGATGACTTTCAAAATATGCTGGACAACGCCAGCGCAGAGGAATTTAAGGAAGCGACGGTCGATTACAACGGCCAAGTTTTCAAAAATGTCGGCATTCGCACGAAGGGCAATCTCAGCTTGAGCAGCGTCGTCAATATGACCGATTCGGACCGCTACAGCTTCAAGCTGTCTTTCGACGAGTATGTCAATCAGACGATTGATGGCATTAGCAAAATCAATCTCAACAATAATTTCAGCGATGCTTCCTATATGCGCGAGTTTCTTTCCTATGAGCTTGCCGAAGCAATGGGCTTGCCAACCCCTAAATATTCCTATGTGAATGTATATGTAAATGGCGAGCTTTGGGGTTTCTATTTAGCGATCGAGCAAATTGGCGATGCCTATTTGGAACGCAACTTCGGCAACAGCTACGGTGCGCTTTACAAAGCAAACGGCGGCAATGGCAGCGAGCTGAACTGGCTGGAGACGATGAAATCGTACACGGGGCTTGATCTCAAGTCCGCTTCGTCCAATGACGATATTTTGCTGAAAATGCTCGATGAATTAAATAATGGTACGGACTATGACAGCGTTCTTGACGTACAGGAAGCGCTGAAATTTATTGCCTTAAACGCAGTTGCGGGCAATATGGACAGCTATTTGTCGGAGAAAAAACATAACTACTATTTATATGAGGATGATGGCCTGTTCTCGATTTTGCCATGGGATTACAATATGTCCTTCGGCGGCTTTGGCGGCACGGGCGTGCTCATTGATGAACCGACTTCCGGCACACTGGCCGATCGGCCTCTCATCGCTAAATTGCTGGCAGTCGATGAATACAAAGAGCAGTACCATGCGATTATCAAACAAATGATTGAAGGATATTTGGCAGATGATACTCTCGCGGCCAGAGTAAAAGAAATATCCGAGATGATTTCTCCTTATGTAAAAGCAGACCCTTCTTCCTTCTATTCCTATGAAGAGTATGAGCAAGGCATTACGACGGTGCTCTTCTTTGCAAGCTCGCAAGTAGAAAGCGTCACCCAGCAGCTTGACGGCACAATTCCTTCCTCGGGCGACGGTTCTGGCAGCGGCAGCAGCGGCTTTGGCGGTGGTGGTGGCGGAATGGGCGGCGGGGGCGGTTTCCCTGGTGGCGGCAATGTTCCAACTGACGGTGCTAATGCAGAAGGCGGCAATCCTCCAACTGACGGTGCTAATGCAGCGGGCGGCAACCCTCCAGCTGACGGTGCCAATGCAGCGGGCGGCAACCCTCCAACTGACGGTGCCAATGTAGCGGGCAACAATCCTCCAGCTGACGGTGCCAACGGTGCGCAGCAAGGCGGTCAAGGCTTCGGTGGTGGCGGCTTTGGCGGCGGAGGTCCAGTTGGACAAGGCGGTATGGGCGGACAAGGCGGCATGATGGCGCCGCCCAATGGCATGGGAGGCGGCGGTCCCGGCGGACAAAACACGCAGCCGCAGGGCAGCGCTTCGGAAGCTATTACTGCAGGCATCGCCTTAATTATTTTAATCTTGTCGAGTGTGTTCGTTATTTTCTACAACCGCAGAAGGCTGTAA